From the Candidatus Obscuribacterales bacterium genome, the window GTGCAAACTGACCTGGTGCGATCGCTCCATCGCTTGCAGCAACATGCTGGCATGAGTGATGGGGGAATCCTAAAACAGAACCCCACGATCACCATGACGGGGTCTCGTGAGGTTCTGGTTCCAGTCTCAGAGCCAGCGTAGACCGGCATCTGCGTTGTTGACCATCAAGAGCGTTGGATCTTGTCCCGCTGGCTGATAATCACGAGGGCAATCGTGGCCGGAATCACGATGATAATGGCACCCGCTAGCAGGCTGTACAAAAAATTGGCTAAAGATGGGGTCATGGGTTTATGTCTTGTTTTCTGAATTGTTTCTTCAATTATCTTATCGATCGCCCCTTTTTTTGAGAAGGGCATCGCAAATCTATCAAGGATTTGTCTGCTGAGATGGAGCTAGCCTAAACAGACCACTCTACACCCAGCGTGCAATCCTCCCTATTATGGCGCATTCAGGGCAATCGCCCCTAGGAGATCCCTGAATACACCTGCGGCTCTTGTCCCCGTCTCGCGCTAAAATACACGCAATAAATTGTTACAGTTCTAGGCGATCGCCCTCAGTATCGAGGGGAGCTAGACTGCCCTAACGAGCATCTCGGGACAGAATCAGCGATCGCCGTTTATGCCATGGAGTAGCACTATGATTTCAGCAACCGTAACCAGTTGGGGACTGGGTATTCTCCTGGGCAGCATGATCCTCCTCTTCGTGCTCCGGATCATTCTCACCTGGTATCCCCAAGCGGATCTCAACAGCCTGCCCTTCAACATTGTGGCTTGGCCCACCGAACCCTTTTTGCGTCCTACTCGCAAACTAATCCCGCCTTTGGGTGGTGTGGATGTCAGCCCAATTATTTGGGTGGGC encodes:
- a CDS encoding photosystem II reaction center X protein is translated as MTPSLANFLYSLLAGAIIIVIPATIALVIISQRDKIQRS
- a CDS encoding YggT family protein; protein product: MISATVTSWGLGILLGSMILLFVLRIILTWYPQADLNSLPFNIVAWPTEPFLRPTRKLIPPLGGVDVSPIIWVGIASLLQEILLGQQGLLTLWSHHLI